From the genome of Bos indicus isolate NIAB-ARS_2022 breed Sahiwal x Tharparkar chromosome 2, NIAB-ARS_B.indTharparkar_mat_pri_1.0, whole genome shotgun sequence:
atggactatgccaaagcctttgactgtgtggatcacaataaactgtggaaaattctgaaagagatgggaatacaagaccacctgacctgcctcttgagaaatctgtatgcaggtcagaaaacaacagttagaactggacatggaacaacagactggttccaaataggaaaaggagtacgtcaaggctgtatattgtcaccctgcttatttaacttatatgcagaatacatcatgagaaacgctggactggaagaagcacaagctggaatcaagattgccgggagaaatatcaataaccttagatatgcagatgacaccacccttatggcagaaaatgaagaggaactcaaaagcctcttgatgaaagtgaaaatggagagtgaaaaagttggcttaaagctcaacattgagaaaacgaagatcatggcatctggtcccatcacgtcatgggaaatagatggggaaacagtggaaacagtgtcagacttaatttttttgggctccaaaatcactgcagatggtgactgcagccatgaaattaaaagacactccttggaaagacagttatgaccaacctagatagcctattcaaaagcagagacattattttgccaacaaaggtccgtctagtcaaggctatggtttttcctgtggtcatgtatggatgtgagagttggactgtgaagaaggctgagcgcggaagaattgatgcttttgaactgtggtgttggagaagactcttgagagtcccttggactgcaaggagatccagccagtccgttctgaaggagatcagccctgggatatctttggaagaaataatgctaaagctgaaactccagtactttggccaccttatgcgaagcgttgactcattggaaaagactctgatgctgggagggattgggagcaggaagagaaggggatgacagaggatgagatggctggatggcatcactgactcgatggacgtgagtctgggtgaactccgggagttggtgatggacagggaggcctggcgtgctgcgattcatggggtcacaaagagtcagacacgactgagtgactgaactgaactgagcaactaacacttactacATGTCCCTCAGGGGGCAGCGGAGAGGCTCTGCTGCACAAAACTCTGCTAGCCCCAAGGGAAAACCAGTAATACTGGGTGGGCAACCCCGCAAGTGTGAAGATGAAGACCCTTGGATAGAGTACAGAAGGGCCTCCACCTGAACTACAATTATTATCTTAGAAAATATGAAGCAAAAACGTGAAATTTGTTTATTGTGGAGAGAAGCCATGTGGGTGTTTTATATATTAttcgttgggaagatcccctggagaaggaaatggcaacccactccaatgttcttgcctggaaaattccatggactggggagcctggcaggatacagtccatggagtcacaaagagtcggacacgactgagcgacttcaccttcatcATGTTGTGTCTTTTAAACACTAGAagtgtagtttttttgttttattttttagtctttAGAAGTGTAATTTTTCAAGTGAAGGGGCAAGGGAGCAATGttaatattgaaaattatatttgtgtGTCTTTTTGGGAACCATGTTTCAAGGTATTCAGGAGAAATAGGAGTCAAAGAGTTGAGTTGTTTTTGTGTCCTCTGGACGTCAGCAGTGGCTCTCTGGGCCCTGACCTCGGCTTCCACCTCGCATGTCCATCTGTGTTTGCATCCGCCCCCCACTGCAGCCAGAGCTCTCCCTGAGCTTGTCCGGCTCACCTCTGTTCTCTCAGCCCTGAACTGTCAACAGAGAAGTTGCCcagtaaatgtttactgagtgaCTCTGATATGCTCTGCTCATttctttctaaatgttgagcCATTTCAGGGCAGGAACCCTGTTGTCTTCTCCCTGTGGGCATCCTCAGGTTGAAGGAatgaatgcttgttgaatgaatgaatgactgcgGTCCTCCTTCCCCAGCCCATCAGTGGAAGCAGAAAATACACGGCCCATGCCCCCTCCACCATGAGCTTCCCAAGGGGCTGGTGAGGACGGTATTTCTGCAGCCTCTACCATGCTTTTAGGCCTGCACTGAAAAGCCAGTCATTGCGCATGTGGCTATGCAAGGCGTCCAGCTTCCCAGAACTCACTccgtttgtttttgtttgtttttctgtcacACCtcgtggcatgcaagatcttagttccctgaccagggattgaacccttgctccctgctgtggaagcacgaagtctaactgctggaccaccaagcAAGTCCCTCAACTGGTTTTAACCATGCCACGTCCTTTCCTATCCCCTCACTCCCAGGCAAACGGGGATGCTTGGCCACTTGACAACAACTCCCTTCTatctgagcctcatttttctctcattctaatATGAGAGGGTTGAGTCTTATTTCTACATATAACATCTAAGATTCTAGAAGTGGGCTGGAAAGAGAGAGgtgagtcaaagaagaaagacTCAAGTTGGAATTTTCTGAgagatcttttatttttcacaaagagTGTGGATGGGCACTGCCACCTTGGCCTTGGTTCTTAGTTGCTTGCAATggtctgaaaaaaaaagagggggaaagcCAGAATGTAGTCAGGAGAACAGCTTCTAATGCCATATGGAACTGAGTTCAACTCCCAGCCATGTCACTCGTTAACTGTATGACCCTGGGAGAGTGACTGACCTCTCTAGCctcaactttctcatctgtataatgggagtGATCATAATACTTACTTCATGTGGGTTTTAAATTAAACACATAAGGTGTCATCACGGTTCCTGGCATATGTTTAAGAGTCCATAGATGGTGACTAATACTCTTGTCATGAACAATATTAATCCTCCCTGATCACTCATTCCCAGGTGAAGCTGGCACTGTCACTGGGGCCTGAGCTTCACCTATCACAGTGTCCATCCCATTTCATCAGTTTGCTCATTTAGTCATCTGTTTCCCACAAACCACACATCACTCTATTCTCATGACAAGAAAAGACCTGGACCAGAGGAGGCATTTCCTAAACACTTGTTGAAATAAGGAAGTTCAGTAGTGTTCAGAACTCTACCCAGAAGCCCTTGAGGCTGCAGAAAACATCCTCAAGCCCCTCTGGAAggtccccaacccccagccccaaCTACTGATCTCCTGGGATCAGGATCTGCTGTTCTCACCCATCCCCCCAGCACCTCTCAGACGACCAAGCCCCCAGAGCCCTCTCCGCTCACCCTGCCCCGCTCACCTCGTCAATCCAATCAATGAAGGCTGAGACTCGTGTGAACACCGTGGGCTTCTTGATGGTGTTGCAGCCAAAGGCAGAAACGAAGCTGGTCACGCCATGGACCTGCCAGGAGCCATCTGCTGCTGGGCAGTTGAGGGGTCCTCCAGAGTCACCCTGGAACAGTCAGAGAGCCATGGGGGACTGAGCCCCATCTGAGCTCCAAGGAATTGGTTCTGACTCTGGGGAGCTCGAGAAAGCCTGACATGGCctgacttctctgggcctcagtttgctcCTTTGTGATGGGTTCGTGAGTGCacgctaagttccttcagtcgtgtccgactctgtgacgctacggactgtggcccaccaggctcctctgtccaagggattctccaggcaagagtactggagtgggttgccatttccttctccaggggctcttcctgacccagggatcccacccgcctctctttatgtctcctgcattggtaggcgggttctttaccactagtaccacctgggaagccctttgtgatGGGGAATGATACCAATTATGCCTATCTTATAAGATACGGTGACAGTTAAATGACAAGCCTACAgtcttagcacaatgcctggtagAGAGGAAGCAAGCTAGTAGTAGTTCTGATTATTATTCCCACAGTTAGTATCATTCATATTCACTTATAGTACAATGAGAATATTGCTTAATTATGACTTCAGGACCCGAGAGCTGAAGGTGACTTTAGAGATCACGATGCCTATTTTCCTTGgtgtgaagtgaagtaaagtgaaagtggtgtccagctctttgcaaccccatggactatgcagtccatggaattcgccaggccagaatactggagtgggtagcctttcccttctctggggtaatcttcccaacccagggatcgagcccaagtctcctgcactgcaggcagattctttaccagctgagctacaagggaagcccaagaatattggaacgggtatcctatcccttctccagcaggtcttcccaacccaggaatcaaactggggtctcctgcatcgcagatggattctttaccaactgagctctcagggaagccccattccttGATGTACTGAAGGGGACTCCCGAGGACCAGGAAGGCACAGTGATTTGCTCCAGATCAAGTCAGCGTGACAGACCAGGGCTGTGTGTCTGGGCTGCGCTGACTTCCTCCAAGTCCCGCCTGGCCTGGAGGCTGAATGGGCAAGATTCCTCCTCCGGCTCCCAGGCCCTGCACACCCAGCAGAGGGGCTGCAGCCCCGAACCGCCACGGGCGGGTGAGAGCTGACTCACGTTGCAGCCGGAGCGGGTGTCCCCGCCGGCGCACACCATGGTTTTCTTCACAGTGATGCCCCACCAGTCCCACTGGGAGCAGTGCTCATAGTCCACCACGGGCAGCAGCGCCTCCTGTAGCTTGTCCGGCAGCGGCCCGCCAGCTGTGCAGACAGAGAGCAGTGAGCCGGGGCTGTGGGGGGCCGAGCCCAGGCCGGCCCGCCAGCTGTGCAGACAGAGAGCAGTGAGCCGGGGCCGTGGGGGGCCGAGCCCAGGCCGGCCCGCCAGCTGTGCAGACAGAGAGCAGTGAGCAGGGGCCGTGGGGGGCCGAGCCCAGGCCGGCCCCCCAGCTGTGCAGACAGAGAGCAGTGAGCCGGGGCCGGGGGCCGAGCCCAGGCCGGGGTCTGAGTCAGAGCTGGGAGCCCCAGAATGGTGAGGGGCTACGAGGAAAGCCTGCTCCTCCAGTGTGAGGGGAAGTCTCCTCCCACCAGGTCGTGTGGTCCTGCCTGCTTTGTCCATCAGAACATCCCGGCAACGGGCACAAAGGAGACACTACAAACCGTCCCGCTGCACACGTTCGTGTTTGGGAGGATGAGGGGAGAAGGCGGCCGCTGGAGGAGGAGTGGAAGAAAAGTGCAAGGATGCTCTGGGTGTTGCCCTCAGCCCTCGCCCCAGGCTCTGTCTTCCTGCCCACCGTCCCTATGGCCAGTTGGAGGACTCAGCACGCACTGTAGAGACGGCCCCAGCCGCTGATGTAGCAGGGGGCTTCATTGGGCAGGATGTCGCCGGCGGGAGGGAGGTTGGCGAGCTGGACCTTGTCTCCCAGCTGGGCGCTGCGCGAGAGCTTGACGAGGGCGATGTCGttgctggggaggagggaagagtcACTGGGAGGAGCCTGGCCCTCCAGCCAGACTAAGCGCCAGCCCCTAGCTTTGTTCAGGATATTTCACCTCCGGGATGCCCCCGATGCTTCCCTCTGGATCCCATGCATTCTTACTGCTGAGCAACTTCTGGAAGCTCCCCTGGCCTTTTCAGCCCACAATGACCCTTGGCCTCAGTAACTGTGCTCGGCTTTTATACCAGGGGTTTGCACACGTCATCCGTGTCAGAATCAGAGGAGGGCTTGTTAATATACAGGTTGTCGGAGCTAGTTCCAGAGTTTCGGATGCAGTGGGTTTGGGAGGCCCCGAAGACTGGCCTTCCTAGTgagttcccaggtgctgctggccTGGGGACCACACTCGGAGAACCAGCGCTGTCTTTTCATCTGCCTGTTTGTCACTCAGGTCATTGCATCTGGATCTGACTTTCTCTGCGCTTACCCCAGGAGCCCCGTGGAGATGGGTCCAGGTCTTGATCCTCACGGTCCCTCACTCGTGCACTCACAGGGGTTCTGCACCCTCCTTTGATCCTCTCCCCGGAAAAATGCTGAGCAAAGCCACCCAGACATACAGTTCTGCATACGCATGGAAGCCTACTCCGTGTTCTCACCCAGTGATGGCCTTCTTGACCGTCATGACCGCCCAGGAAGCCCAGAAGGTCACCTCTGACATATGGTCACACTCGGGTCCAGAGAACGTTGATGACTTGCCCAAGCCACACAGCGACTTAGTGCTGGAGCCTGACTCTCAATCCAGTGCTCCTCCCTTGGCCCACAATGCCGGGAACCCAGGAGGCTCTGGAGGAGCGTCCACTGAATGGAGGAACCTTTGGATTTGGGGTTCCTAAGGCACTCCTCTTCTGAAGCCAAGGAGCCAAGTGGCCTTGGGGGAGTTCCTGCCCCTGCCTGGGCCCTGCTGTCCCCTCTGTAGGGAGAGAGGTTTGGGGGGGGGGTGAtccccagaggctctcctggctCCGACCTTCAGGTGCATTGCCCCTGGGAGTCTTCTCTGCATCAGTGTCGGGTCCTAGAGGGGCCCGCAGAGGAGCCCCTGGGTACCCGGCCTGAGAGATCACTCACCCGCAGGCCACGCAGTTGGAGTTCCAGAGAGGGTGCACGAAGAGGTCCCCGGCGTTGATGGGTATCACCTGCTCGGAGCCCTCCAGCACAGAGCGGTCATACTCGCCCAGCACCACCTGGTAGGTCCGGGAGGTCCTGCCGGCGGAGGTGACGTCAGCCCAGGCCTGAGCGGCCTCCCTCGTCCCCTCCCACTGTCCTCCACGGCCCCAGCCCGCCTGGGTCTCACGCAGGGACAGGGGCAAGCAAGAGAACTCACGAGATGCAGTGGCCCGCGGTTACGACCCAGTCAGGGGCAATGAGGCTGCCGCCGCAGGTGTGGTGAAACGCTCCGTCCTTTTCATACTGCAGGGAGACCTGGCGGCAAGGGAGGGGGCTTCTGAGTGGTCTGGGCCCCACAGTGGGGGTTGCTACCCATTGCTGTATAGGTTGTGCCCTACACAACTCTAGAGGGCAGTAGTCACACAGAATGGCATCCTCTGGAAAGGGGCAGTGCCCATCCCACACACAACTGGACCTTCCATGGCTGCTTTCGAGCTACAACGGTGGAATTAAGTCGCCGTAATGGAAACCACAGGGCCGACAGAGGCTAAAACTTTCCTCTCTCAGCCTTTGCAGAACGAGCCAGAGGACACCTGATACAGGCCAATGGCATCCCACGGAACTTTCTGTGATGGAAGTGTTTGGTAGGACTCAGCGTGGCAGCCACTGGCCACGTGTGGTTATGGAGAATTTAAACTGTggttagtgggcttccctggtggcgcagtgaataagaatccgcctgccgacgaaggggacacaggtttgatccctggtccgggaagattccacgtgtcttggagcaactaaagccATACAAGTACTAAGGCTGTGCTCTGGGGCTcttgagtcacaactactgaacctaagAGCGGCAACAAGCCTGGGCACCCTAGaccttgtgctctgcaacaaaagatgccactgccgtgagaagcccatgaagcagtgaagagtagccctactagccgcaactcgagaaagcctgcgtgcagcaacaaagacccagcataatcaatcaatcaataaaatgtGGTCAGCATTGAGCAACTGAATTTCAAATGTGACTtagttttaatgaatttaaatttaggCCGATACAGGAAAAGAGTCTATAAAAAAGAGTGGACATGTTTCTGTATAACTGATGCACTctctgtatacctgaagctaacaccactttgtaaatcaactccactccaataaaaattaaaataagcacaTAAATTTAAATAGCCGCGTGTGACAAGTGGCTACTGTGTCACTGCCATGAGTCTagtcctctctgcctccctccactGACCTCCATAAAAGCCCTTCATCCCTTTATTGCTCTCAGACTTTATAGCCCTGTTGTATAATGTGTAtatggagaagccaatggcaccccacttcagtgctcttgcctggaaaatcccatggacggaggagcctggtgggctgcagtccatggggttgctaagagttggacacgactgagtgacttcactttcatgcactggagaaggaaatggcaacccactccagtgttcttgcctggagaatcccagggatgggggagcctggtgggctgccatctatggggtcgcacagagtcggacacgactcaagcaacttagcagcagcataatgtgtatcaggggaaaaaatgtataaTCAGCTCATCAAATCCATGATTTCTTGACCAGTATTACTGAAATGAGGCTGATGTAGGcatttcagcttttaaaagtGTATCAGTTTGAAGAAAATGGTGGCAGgccttccttggcagtccaggggttaagactctgtgcttccaaagcagagAGCGAGGCTTTGGTCCCTGGCCTGGGAAATAAGACCTCACATCCCTCCCTAAACATAGCGCTGAACTTCCACCATTAATGCACTGACCCTTGGGTTAAACATTTCTCTTTCCCCAGCGTCTACTGTTAACTTACAAACAGCCCAGTGAGAATTACAGGTTAAATGGGCAAAACTTCTGTATGAAGGTGATTATCCAAGGGTTTCCTGGCCTTTGGGAAACTGAAGTGGATACCGGAAGCATGCAGTGGGGTCCGGACTGGATGCCCTGCAATCAGAGCACGGGGCGCAGAGCCCATGGTGGGAAACAGTGCAGCGGGTATTGCTCTTACCTGCCAGGACCAGCTGTAGGGGACCGCGTCCTCGCCGTTGACAACTCTGGAGGAGGGGCGGGAGAAAGGCTGGCTGAAGCCCGAGGCTAGAGGGGACAGGAGAAGTGTCAGTCAGTCCCAAGGTTCCCCCAAAGCAAAGAGGAGGTCTGGGCCCCAGACAGGCTGTGATATCCCACACAACTCCTTCCGCTCTCTGACCCCGGTAGCCGCGTATCAACAGTGAGCGTTTGGACAAGAGCAGGGATTTCTGGAGTCCTGGGAGTCTGGGATGGTGATGAACACGTGGCTTCCTTTCAGGGCAGGAGTAAACCTGATGCACTTAGAACAGCGCCTGGTGCCCAAAGCGGGCTCGAGGGCGACAGCTATTGTCATGAAGAGGGGCAGCTTTGGAGTAGGCTGTCTGGATTCAAAGTGCAGCTCTGCCCCTGGTTCTAGGATGGGCCACTTTACTTCTCTGAGGGTCAGTTTCTCTATCTGcgaaatgggaatgataatagtACAGACCTCACGGGGCTGCTGCGAGGATTGCAGAAGATAATGTAAGAAAAAAACCCCAAGCATTCTGCCGGGCATATAGTAAGCATTCAGTAAACGTGACCTGTTACCATTCATTACTGCTAGTCTAGGGAGGCTGCCTGGAGAAGGTGGTCCTGAGCTGTGCTGTAATATGGCAGAGGTACCAGGAAAAGGCTAGATCATAGGATATGTAAGGGGAGTGTGAGAGGAGAGTTGGAGGGTTAAGCCGAGGAACAGAAATTCCAAACCCAAGCAGTCTAACCACAGAGCCCAGACTCTTTACCATTACACTTTGTTTACCACAGGCTCTGTCAAGGACTCCCACCCAGGGGTTTGGGTCCCCCAGTCCTCCCCCTGAGCTGGTCCATCACCCACAGCTTCCCCTCGATTCTCCTGCTCCAGCACTGAGCTGAAAACCTCCACCCACAGCCATCCTCAGCTCCAAGCTGAGCCCTCTCCTATGAGAGGCATTGAGTTCGAGAGACTCAGGGTGGGTGGTAGATTTCAAGGGATCCTGGTCCAGGGCAGCACAGGCTGGAGTCTTACCAAGGGCCACAAGTAGGAGAAAACTCAGCAGCTGGATCATCATGACTTTTGAGACGATAAGAAAGGGATGCATAGCCCAAGGCTTTAATATAGGGCAGAAGATGGGGGGGGGCCCTACTGTGCCCCATTCCCGGAACAGGTGGTGGAACACCAGGTCTCCCATGGTCCAAGGCCACATCCCCACCCACCGCAGATGGGGCGGTGACAGCCAACAACAGGGTCCAGATTGTGCTCTCCAAAGTGTGGCTGCACAGGTGGCCCGGAATGGCAAGCTGATaacaggggaggggggaggaaagTTCACGTCAGAATAAGACAGCCTCCTCCAGGAGCAAACACAGGCTCTGGGACAGCTcacacctgggttcaaatcctggctctgccactcccAAGCTCTGCATCCTTGGGCACATGGcttaccctctctgagcttcatctcttcagctttctcatctctaaTGTGGGATTAATATTACTCtccacctcaattaaaaatatttttttttgagcACTCTCTGCATATCAGGATGTTCTTGGGGATGCAGCCATGAACAAGAACGGTCCCAGCTTTTTGGGGGCTGCTTTAGTCTACTAGGGGATTTGGAggatgttagttgttcagttgtgtctgactctgcgacatgtagcccaccaggctcctctgtccatggaattctccaggcaagtctgCTTACTAGGGAAGACAATGACAAATCAGCAAAAATATAGAAAGGCTGTTTCTGTTTGTGCTGGAAGATGCTATGAAAAGAATAAGATGTAGGGGACTGAGGTGGGGATGGGAGTGACTCATTTAGATGGGGGCCAGGGAGAGTGACATTTGGGCTGAAGAGATAGTGTTTGATTTGAGTCCTAAAGGGCAAGTAAGCCAGCCATGGGAAGCCCTGAAGGAAAAGCTCCCCAAGGGTGGAAGGACAAGTGCAGAGGTCTGGAGGCTTGTCCAAAGATAGGAGGTCAGTAAGGCTGAAGTGTCAAAGCCTAAAGCTGATTTCACacctgatccagcaatcccactcctctgACCTCTCAAAAAAATCATGCACATGCGCTCCAGGAGGCATGCCCCAAGAATTTTCCTGGTATCCCTGTCCTCTCTCCTCAGTAACGAAAGCCTAGGAACAACAGAAATGTCCATGAAGGCAAGTGGATGAATATGTGTAGtctatgtatacaatggaatattaagcAGCAGTCAAAAAGAATGAATCACCATGACATGCCACACTGTAGATAATCCCTAGGAGtaaaaagcaagaaggaaaagaaggccccagaaaatgaaatattgtttAATACTCTTTTTGGAGAATTAAaaactactgaaattaaaaaacataccttttaaaaaatatagataagtGAATAAAATTGCATAAAAAGGCAAGCAAAGGCACAATGAACCTACGGTTTGGGATTATGTGCATTTCAAGTCTGGGGTGAAGGCAAAGAAGATAGGTCAGATGTTTTGAGAGCTTCTAGCTTTGTTTTGGTAgtttttgctttagttttatatttttattgaagattaatttacatacaataaaattcaccagttttaattgtaaaatttagTTTTTTACAAGCACACATACAGGCAGGTAACCACCGCCACCATCATGACctggaacattttcattacccaactagagagcccacgcaCCCAACGAAAGATCTTGCATGACGCATCAAAGATGGTGTGTCTGCCCCTAAGAATGGAGAAGacactggcgacccactctagtactcttgcctggaaaatcccatggacggaggagcctggtaggctgcagtccctggggtcgcgaagagtcggatgcgactgagcgacttcactttcacttttcactttcatgcattggagacggaaatggcaacccactccagtgttcttgcctggagaatcccagggatgggggagcctggtgggctgccatctatggggtcgcacagggtcagacacgactgaagtgacttagcagcagcagcagcagccactaagaaagaaagtgaagtcactctgttgtgtctgactg
Proteins encoded in this window:
- the LOC109576143 gene encoding proproteinase E is translated as MGDLVFHHLFREWGTVGPPPIFCPILKPWAMHPFLIVSKVMMIQLLSFLLLVALASGFSQPFSRPSSRVVNGEDAVPYSWSWQGIQSGPHCMLPVSLQYEKDGAFHHTCGGSLIAPDWVVTAGHCISTSRTYQVVLGEYDRSVLEGSEQVIPINAGDLFVHPLWNSNCVACGNDIALVKLSRSAQLGDKVQLANLPPAGDILPNEAPCYISGWGRLYTGGPLPDKLQEALLPVVDYEHCSQWDWWGITVKKTMVCAGGDTRSGCNGDSGGPLNCPAADGSWQVHGVTSFVSAFGCNTIKKPTVFTRVSAFIDWIDETIASN